A region from the Triticum aestivum cultivar Chinese Spring chromosome 3D, IWGSC CS RefSeq v2.1, whole genome shotgun sequence genome encodes:
- the LOC123080124 gene encoding zinc finger CCCH domain-containing protein 19 isoform X4: protein MGRWGMKLGDMAEFQCFVCKDAGDVRVCDARNCLKSYHPGCVGKEDDFIDSSDQYVCDWHKCSNCGSDALYLCLCCPSSSACGDCFGKVDFVPVKQSNEFNMGFCRSCFNMAIATEKDDAEEAKVVFGGTPEHYQILFKDYWTILNDKECFTLLDLQLASIRHKRSLQCKEGKDSDEYHKTDGKPLGDNDGAGPSSLLDTMDKPNEVQATLKRKKLEKRTYVGWGSKELTEFLSCIGKDASTPLDHFKVAEVVREYVRQNNLLDGKKKKSVMCDENLHSLFNKRKFKYNMIHSLVETHLSANAISEDESDGSVDDNGYTVKKKPRNSLEPKIPKSVSGIDPIIPKSVSGINKKCLAALNPNNLNLIYLRRTLVAKLLTEPDTFEQKVIGCLVRVKNDLKSYTYMMTKKYYQIGLVTGIKKSSEEYKIKNTCTDVLLCVSGMWDDVKISMLSEEDFEEDECNDLLKSAKKELFKRPTVAELEEKEASVHADIVNHWFHKELRKLEMELERAREKGWRQDIHDISCQKMLLSTPEERQRRLEAIPEVIPDAEEESKETGIESAANIPFQGNREERQRRLEVIPEVIPDAEEGSKETEIESAARSPFQGNRGVIQTVADPSEVGIDESLEGASLRHDAACEVAFEATGKALCNGGTPGPGLHTPLNKAAGKALCSGGTPGPGLHTPLNTAAGKALCNGGSPGPGLHTPLNTVTGVIDIDNEEDGNGPSHHSGCDKQDIIDLVSDDDEDVQMEQREPEQAKCDGPEAVNGIAAHAHDGPEAVNGVTVPTVRASNDLDGNTGPACSTSQAMARDPVTVNGTGKSDQGWLYKDLQGREHGPYPMAQMREWQQSGYFPEGFRVWRAGKSRRGRGYMLLIDAMRLH, encoded by the exons atgggCCGGTGGGGGATGAAGCTCGGCGACATGGCCGAGTTCCAGTGCTTCGTCTGCAAGGACGCCGGCGACGTCCGCGTGTGCGACGCCAG GAACTGCCTCAAGAGCTACCACCCGGGCTGCGTGGGGAAGGAGGACGACTTCATTGATTCCAGTGACCAATACGTTTGTG ATTGGCATAAATGTTCTAATTGTGGAAGTGATGCACTCTATTTATGCTTATGctgtccaagttcctctgcttgtgGAGACTGCTTTGGAAAAGTTGATTTTGTCCCAGTGAAGCAGAGCAACGAATTCAACATGGGATTCTGCCGCAGCTGTTTTAATATGGCAATAGCGACTGAGAAAGATGATGCTGAAGAG GCAAAGGTTGTTTTCGGAGGTACCCCGGAGCACTATCAAATATTGTTTAAAGATTACTGGACAATACTTAATGACAAGGAGTGTTTTACATTGCTCGACTTGCAACTAGCAAGTATTCGTCATAAAAGAAGCCTACAGTGTAAAGAAGGGAAGGATTCGGACGAGTATCACAAGACAGATGGAAAGCCATTGGGTGACAATGATGGTGCTGGTCCATCATCTCTTCTTGACACAATGGACAAACCAAATGAAGTGCAAGCAACTCTGAAGAGAAAGAAACTGGAGAAGAGAACATATGTTGGGTGGGGTTCAAAAGAGCTAACAGAATTCCTATCATGTATTGGTAAGGATGCAAGCACGCCTCTTGACCATTTCAAAGTTGCTGAAGTTGTCAGGGAGTATGTTCGACAGAACAATCTTCTAGATGGTAAGAAGAAGAAATCTGTCATGTGTGATGAGAACCTGCATTCTTTATTTAACAAAAGGAAATTTAAGTACAACATGATCCATAGCCTGGTGGAAACGCATCTTTCCGCAAATGCGATTTCAGAGGATGAAAGTGATGGATCTGTGGATGATAATGGTTACACGGTGAAAAAGAAGCCTCGGAATAGTTTGGAGCCAAAAATACCTAAGAGTGTTTCAGGAATAGACCCAATAATTCCTAAGAGTGTTTCAGGAATAAACAAGAAATGTCTTGCTGCTCTCAATCCGAATAACCTGAATCTGATTTATCTGAGAAGAACCTTAGTTGCAAAACTTCTGACTGAGCCAGACACATTTGAACAGAAGGTTATTGGCTGTTTGGTCAGAGTGAAGAATGATCTCAAGAGTTATACTTATATGATGACTAAGAAATATTACCAGATTGGACTAGTTACAG GCATTAAGAAATCTTCAGAAGAATACAAGATTAAGAATACATGTACAGATGTTCTTTTATGTGTTTCCGGTATGTGGGATGATGTCAAGATCTCAATGCTATCAGAAGAGGACTTTGAGGAG GATGAGTGCAATGATCTTCTGAAGTCGGCCAAGAAAGAGCTCTTCAAAAGGCCTACTGTG GCTGAGTTAGAGGAAAAAGAGGCAAGTGTACATGCAGACATAGTAAATCAT TGGTTTCATAAGGAGCTTCGAAAATTGGAAATGGAGTTGGAACGAGCGCGTGAGAAGGGGTGGCGCCAGGA TATCCATGACATAAGTTGTCAAAAAATGCTTCTAAGCACACCAGAAGAAAGACAGCGCCGTCTTGAGGCGATCCCGGAAGTTATTCCAGATGCTGAAGAGGAGAGTAAAGAAACTGGGATTGAATCAGCAGCGAACATTCCTTTTCAAGGGAATCGAG AAGAAAGACAGCGACGTCTTGAGGTGATCCCCGAAGTTATTCCAGATGCAGAAGAAGGGAGTAAAGAAACTGAGATTGAATCAGCAGCAAGGAGCCCTTTTCAAGGGAATCGAG GTGTGATACAGACAGTAGCTGACCCTTCGGAAGTTGGCATAGATGAATCGCTAGAAG GTGCATCTCTGCGACATGACGCTGCTTGTGAAGTTGCTTTTGAAG CTACCGGCAAAGCCCTCTGCAATGGTGGCACTCCTGGTCCTGGATTGCACACTCCATTGAACAAAG CTGCCGGCAAAGCCCTCTGTAGTGGTGGCACTCCTGGTCCTGGATTGCACACTCCATTGAACACAG CTGCCGGCAAAGCCCTCTGTAATGGTGGCAGTCCTGGTCCTGGATTGCACACTCCATTGAACACAG TTACTGGAGTCATTGATATCGACAACGAGGAGGATGGAAATGGTCCTAGCCATCACAGTGGTTGTGACAAACAAGATATCATCGATCTGgtcagtgatgacgacgaggatgttCAAATGGAGCAGCGTGAGCCAGAACAGGCAAAATGTGATGGACCAGAAGCCGTTAATGGGATCGCTGCGCATGCACATGACGGACCGGAAGCCGTCAATGGGGTCACCGTACCTACAGTCCGTGCTTCCAATGATCTGGATGGAAACACGGGGCCTGCATGCAGTACGTCACAGGCCATGGCGCGTGATCCCGTAACCGTGAATGGGACAGGCAAGTCAGATCAAGGGTGGCTGTACAAGGATCTTCAGGGGCGAGAGCATGGGCCATACCCAATGGCTCAAATGCGGGAGTGGCAGCAAAGTGGGTACTTCCCTGAGGGCTTCCGCGTGTGGAGAGCAGGGAAATCAAGGCGGGGGAGAGGCTACATGTTGCTGATAGATGCCATGCGGCTGCACTAG